The sequence below is a genomic window from Apodemus sylvaticus chromosome 6, mApoSyl1.1, whole genome shotgun sequence.
CTTCGTCTTCAGAGCACTAGATCAGCTACTCAAGATGAAACTCTTTATCTGTCCGGGTGTGACATTTCAAAATGCCACAAGAGAGGAAACATGTCACAGGGTAGCACATGTATTTAATTTCAGGAGTTACACGTGAACTGCTGAGAAAGCCTGTGCTTTATGACAAAGTACCAGACCAGTAAAAAAGGGACCATGTCAGGTGACCCATAAATCCTACTTCATAGACTTAAAGTGGCACAACCCTTAGAGTTCCTGCTTTGGTTCATGAGCACTGAGAAGCAAATGCCAAGTCTGCTTGTGGGGACACCTAGAAATAAATAGGAGTGGACCAGACACTAGAGGTGCACCTGAGGATGCAGTTCCCGTTTGAAGCAAGGCTACTCTGGGGACACACATGTTTTATGTCAGTGACTAGCAGGGTCAGAAGGGACTGGTAGTGTCTGGTGAAAAGGCTTATCTCTTGACAGTGTTAGTGTGGGTGAACCCCAGAGAGCTTAAAAAAAATGGATCTGTGAGGATGAGTTAAATGTTTTGAAGTGGGCCTACATAGTCACAATAATAGAGTATTGACTCTATTATTAGTCTAATTTGTGTTGTttcctttgaaacagggtttctctgtgtagaccaggctgtcttggaCCTGgccagcctcaaattcagaaatctacctgcctctgtgtccccagTAGTGGGatttaaaggcgtacaccaccaagcctggctgtATGATTAACAGATTATATAAATTCCGGTATGTTTTGGACTTGACAGCAGTGTCACTCAATAGAACTTTTGGTTCAAACATGATGatcaaagaatgaaataaagtaaaagcGTCTTAGGCCACTCCAAAAGGAAGCAGACAGCAACTTCACAAGGTAGGAAAAAAGGTTACTTAAGtagtgttttttttctctttgacatGAGCACATATCTTTTGAGGgagagacagggcatcaaatccctCCATTTCTACAGAATTTAGAGGTCCAGGGACTTGCTCAAAGCCCGACAGTTAACCAGTATATAGTTGTCTTATTCAACAGGTGACCAAGTATGCCCTGTCCCCATCCCCATGTGGCCCTTAGAACTCTCTCCCAGAGCTCATGTCTTGTATGAGAAGATAATTCTTAGTTTGCTCAGTCATAAAAGCTGAAATCTTAGCAGTTTCTCCAGCCAGCATGTATCAGCTGGGTCAGGGCTGGCAGAGCCCAGGGAAGAGTTAATTGTTTCAGAGTCTGGGGATGAAGGAGAAAAAACTCTCAAAaccagactttcttttctttcagtttaatAAAAGCAATTATGTGATGACATCTAGTTATGTTTGCCTCTCCAGGGTTCTTTGGGTATCTCCAGGTGGAGTTTCTTGTAGCACAGGTTGGCTTAGAATTCTCTGCATAAAGTATGAACTGGATCCCCCTGCCTACACCTCCCAAGtgtggcattttatttatttatttatttaattttattttaatctttttttttttaacagaccaGATTTTATcctggcattttatttttttaaggaacaaAAACTTTCTTTGGTTATTTCAAGGGGAGCTAATTTGGAGTTGCTTAAGTAAATGAACACTAGCCAGTTGTTGAGTCTTTAGTATAAAACACTGCATAAAATGGAGAAGCAAAATGTGGGACTGGTTCAGGAACGTGCCTCACAGCATCATAGACAAGCAACCAACAAACCTCCCGGAGAGCACAGATGATTGTCCTATCACCTAGGACTCAGACATGCTGATAGCTTGTCTCCCTTCTTAGGCAAAACATTCTAGAGATGAACTCTGACCCGATGAGTCATGACCCTCACGGACCTATGTGTTCATGCATCACAGGACTGGAATGCATGTTCAAGAAACCAGCCTTCTGTAAGTCCCACTGTGAACAGTGCAGCCTTCCTTTACAAGGCCGTTTGCTTATACTCTTCTGAGATTTGCCCCTGCAGTTTTGGAGTTAGGTGGGAGTTTCCAAGCAGTTCGTAGGTATCTTGCATGTTGGGGAGACTCTGCCTCGTGTcctggggaatcttttggatcTGAATACCAGTGCTATTGTTGGGACAGACTCTCTGACCCTGATAGGCCTGGGCCTGGCGTTTGCAGATGCCAAACTTGCTGAGCAGAATGAACACATCCCTCTGGAAGGCCTTGGTGAAAATGGCATAGAGAAATGGATTGGCACAGGAGTTGAGGGGGTAGAAGAGAACCAGCAAGATTTTGGAGTTAGTAACGGTGATGAGAGGCTTGTTTAGAAGTGCCGACAGCGCATAGAAGGAGATGGGCGCCATGCACATGAAGTCGGTGAAGATCAGCACGGCCATCCTCTTGGCAATCTTGGTGTCTTTATCTCTCGGGTTGTACTGGGGGTTTCGGACCGTGATGTAGATCTTCACATAGCAGCAACAGACAATAACAAAGGCAACAACATTGAGTAGCAGAACAAGGACAATGTACGCCAGAGCAAGAGGGGTGTCGGTGTCCATCGGCAGGCAGATGCTGACCTTGGCATAGCTGCTTATTCCCACCATCGGGAGCAGGGCGAGAAGGAAGCAGGTGACCCAGCCCCCGGCCATGATGGTGTATGCGTGCCTGAGGCGGATCTTCCTATCCAGGCGCATGGCGAAGGTGATGGCGTACCATCGCTCCAGGGTGATGACGGTCAGTGTGTACACTGATAACTCACTAGCAAAAACAGTGAAGAAACCAGCCGTGTTGCACCCAGGGCCTGTCTGCCAGTCGATGGCGTGATTGTAGTACTCAGAGTGTGTGTAGAGGTCTACAGAGGCAATGAGAAGCAGGTATACCCCCATGCAGAAATCTGCAAAGGCCAAATTGCACATAAGAAAGCGTGGTACAGTCAATTTGTAGTGGCTAGTAAGCAGAATGACCAGGACAAAGATATTGCCCAGGAGAGCCAGGAGGCTGACAAACCACACCACGATTCTCAGGAACTTGTAGCCCATGATATCTTCACAGGGGTTGAACTCATCTGACTTGGGGGTACACACCATGTCCTCGTTGTCCCCACACACAGTATAGTCATAGTGGCTGTCGAAGGCTTGGAGAGTCTCCTCCTGAGGATTTTTGAGCTCTTGGCCAAAGCCGACGACCTCATCCTCTTGGTCTTCAAAGAAGACGTAATAATGCGAGTTGCTcgagctctcctggaacttggaGTTTTGTTTGTACCCAACACTGTTGTCACCCAGATCTTCTTCATATTCCTGGTAGATGGGACCCCTCAGGACATTCACTGATTTCCTTTGCCGGAGGTTCTGGATACTGCTCTCATTACACATCAGAGACTCTAGGATTCTGCAAGGCAACAGACATGAGTCACCGCTTACTTAAAGTTCACCCTTGATCCCCTTGGCCCCTGGGAAGACATGCAAGTTGCTTATTTTGACCTTTATAGTGCTATGGATTCTTCAGGGTCTGTTCAGGCTGGGctgcaacattaaaaaaaaacatttacttaATTTATGATGTGTGCATGTACCGGTGCGGCAAAATTAAACTTTCCTAATCAGAAGTCACCCCAGGCACTTCAAAAATTAATGAGAACCCCTTCGGAAAAGCATACATCCAGATTCCAGCTAAGCCATTGGATTGCAGCCACAAACAGAATCCTCTACAGCCTGCAAGCTTGACCTGTAGCAGGGTAATCTTACACGTGTTTAGATCTgctggtggcttttttttttttggcttccatGCCAAGCTACATTTTTTTGAGCAACTTAGGTGGGTTTTACAGCAACCAAACAAAGCTGAAGGTTTTTGGTTATCTTTTAGATTACACTGAGCGTCACAGATAGGCTCTCCGCTATACAAACCAGCTGTGCTGTCTTACAGGGTGGTAGCCAAggcctttttctctttgctttttctgATGAGCAGAGGGGCTGTTTCTGAGAGAGTTCTAAAGAAACGTGTTCTAAAGAAACGTGTCCTCGGTGGATCTGAATCCTAATTCATCTTGTAAGCACAGCTCCACACTTCCTTATCTTTCATGTTCTAAGTCTGGATGGTAGGCAACTTATCTTAGAGTTGGGTCTGACGCAATGCTTTTTCAGATAAATTCTACTTCTGGGTAACAGTATTTTCTAAGCACACACTGGTAAATCTTCCACGACActtgtatataatttttaatttcaaaaagacAACTTgtgctctcttcttccaccatgtgggtgctgagggtgGGACTCAGACCATCAGCCTCCCTTTGAGCCCTATCTTTGTTTGCTACATCTATCTGTTTGTATGACCTCACCTCTCTTACTGTGCTCAGCAATATTGATCTTATTTCTCCTCATCTTGAGCCACCTCAAGAAGAGACATGACCAAGGGGCATGGACAGTAGTACCAACTTAGAACATGGATCTTGTAGTTACTAAACTGGGCCATGCTGGACAGATCCTATGAAACATGTTTATTTGGGAGTGGGACAAGAGTGTTGCTTGAATAGGTAAGTACCTTTCCCAAGAAAGTTACATACATACCTATGTTACAACAGTACTGGGAGCAAAGGCTGTgccctctgtgtgtttgtgcttaCTGTTAAGTTGTGCTTGACACTGTTCCTGTTCTGAGTTCCAGAACTCCACACTTCCTTTGCCTAGAAACTCGTGGCCACCTCTAGACATGATTCAATTTTAAACATGCT
It includes:
- the Tshr gene encoding thyrotropin receptor; its protein translation is MRPGSLLQLALLLALPRSLQGRGCASPPCECHQEDDFRVTCKELHRIPSLPPSTQTLKLIETHLKTIPSLAFSSLPNISRIYLSIDATLQRLEPHSFYNLSKMTHIEIRNTRSLTYIDPDALTELPLLKFLGIFNTGLRIFPDLTKIYSTDVFFILEITDNPYMTSVPENAFQGLCNETLTLKLYNNGFTSIRGHAFNGTKLDAVYLNKNKYLTAIDKDAFGGVYSGPTLLDVSSTSVTALPSKGLEHLKELIAKNTWTLKKLPLSLSFVHLTRADLSYPSHCCAFKNQKKIRGILESLMCNESSIQNLRQRKSVNVLRGPIYQEYEEDLGDNSVGYKQNSKFQESSSNSHYYVFFEDQEDEVVGFGQELKNPQEETLQAFDSHYDYTVCGDNEDMVCTPKSDEFNPCEDIMGYKFLRIVVWFVSLLALLGNIFVLVILLTSHYKLTVPRFLMCNLAFADFCMGVYLLLIASVDLYTHSEYYNHAIDWQTGPGCNTAGFFTVFASELSVYTLTVITLERWYAITFAMRLDRKIRLRHAYTIMAGGWVTCFLLALLPMVGISSYAKVSICLPMDTDTPLALAYIVLVLLLNVVAFVIVCCCYVKIYITVRNPQYNPRDKDTKIAKRMAVLIFTDFMCMAPISFYALSALLNKPLITVTNSKILLVLFYPLNSCANPFLYAIFTKAFQRDVFILLSKFGICKRQAQAYQGQRVCPNNSTGIQIQKIPQDTRQSLPNMQDTYELLGNSHLTPKLQGQISEEYKQTAL